The following coding sequences lie in one Sporocytophaga myxococcoides DSM 11118 genomic window:
- a CDS encoding sensor histidine kinase — protein sequence MKIRNKLTFQFTGIVFCILVLFSLCLYYAFSQYREFNFRKRLREKALNTAKILIEVEEINSELLKKLRRNYLQSLHEEYVRIYDKNDNLVYKDDTIKFKIPDDKLQKIRDDKKYSFKLKDRQFVGLDYKGTYVITASAIDIEGSKANNFLAIALVAGNLFGLIVIFFSGRFFSSRALSPISEIIHEVDNIKEGHTGLRLTKRKGKDEITQLANSFNQMFDRIEDTFEQQNKFIAHASHELRTPLTSITSEIEVALLKDRSTEDYKETLRSILEESLSLTELSNKLLELLQADKQSLISEKVNLRYLLDRLEEDVLKRKYSKSFLIENNINKDLSEIEITGNEDLIRVALMNVIENGFKYSDEPVKLIVDEKEADNISFTVIDEGSGIDKDELTKILKPFYRSHRNISASGFGIGLSLTNKIIKLHGGTLRINSVISNGTSVTLTFPI from the coding sequence ATGAAAATAAGAAACAAGCTTACATTTCAATTTACAGGAATTGTCTTTTGTATTCTTGTTCTATTCAGCCTCTGTCTCTATTATGCATTTAGTCAATACAGAGAATTTAACTTCAGAAAGCGACTCAGGGAAAAAGCCTTGAATACCGCTAAAATTCTGATAGAGGTAGAAGAGATAAATTCAGAGCTCTTAAAAAAGCTAAGACGGAATTATCTTCAGTCACTTCATGAAGAGTATGTGAGAATCTATGACAAGAACGATAATCTTGTATATAAAGATGATACGATAAAATTTAAAATTCCTGATGACAAACTGCAAAAGATCAGAGACGACAAAAAGTATTCTTTTAAATTAAAAGACCGGCAATTTGTAGGTCTGGATTATAAAGGAACTTATGTCATAACAGCCTCAGCCATTGATATAGAAGGTTCTAAAGCTAATAATTTCCTGGCTATAGCATTGGTAGCCGGAAATCTCTTCGGATTGATTGTCATATTTTTTTCGGGAAGATTTTTTTCATCGAGGGCCCTTTCTCCTATTTCAGAAATTATTCATGAAGTTGATAATATTAAAGAAGGACATACAGGACTAAGATTAACCAAGCGTAAAGGAAAGGATGAAATCACACAGCTTGCCAATTCTTTCAATCAGATGTTTGACAGAATTGAAGATACATTTGAGCAGCAGAATAAGTTTATAGCACATGCGTCTCATGAATTGCGCACACCGTTGACATCCATTACCAGTGAAATAGAAGTAGCACTGCTTAAAGATCGTTCTACGGAAGATTATAAAGAAACGTTAAGATCAATTCTCGAGGAATCGCTAAGCCTTACAGAGTTATCCAACAAGCTTCTGGAATTGCTTCAAGCCGATAAACAAAGCTTGATTTCTGAAAAAGTAAATCTCAGATATTTATTGGACAGACTTGAAGAAGATGTACTAAAAAGAAAATATTCAAAATCCTTTTTAATTGAAAATAATATAAATAAAGACCTTAGTGAAATTGAAATTACAGGGAATGAAGACCTGATAAGAGTAGCGTTGATGAATGTTATTGAAAATGGTTTTAAATACTCGGATGAGCCTGTAAAACTAATTGTTGATGAGAAGGAAGCAGACAATATAAGCTTTACTGTAATAGATGAAGGTTCCGGTATAGATAAAGATGAGCTTACAAAAATTCTCAAACCATTCTATAGAAGTCATAGAAACATTTCTGCAAGTGGATTCGGCATAGGTCTTTCCCTTACAAATAAAATTATAAAACTACACGGAGGAACATTGAGAATTAACTCTGTAATCAGCAATGGTACTTCTGTAACCCTTACATTTCCAATATAA
- a CDS encoding response regulator — MAAKSILYIEDDELDVICFERALLKFNLPIIFYTAYNGIEALELLEGKNKISIPDIIVLDLSMPKMNGFEFLKVLRESRIYDSVRIFIMTTSNDDKDRILAETYDIDGYIIKPLNFNENTKRNSSMDNFMQFQINKMLGKDLSNL, encoded by the coding sequence ATGGCTGCAAAATCAATTCTTTATATTGAGGACGATGAATTAGATGTAATATGTTTTGAACGAGCGTTACTAAAATTTAATCTGCCCATAATTTTCTATACTGCTTATAATGGAATTGAAGCGCTTGAATTGCTTGAAGGGAAGAATAAAATTTCTATTCCTGATATTATTGTGTTAGATCTCTCCATGCCTAAAATGAATGGGTTTGAGTTTTTAAAAGTGCTGAGAGAAAGCAGAATTTATGATTCAGTCAGAATATTTATTATGACTACTTCCAATGATGACAAAGACAGGATTCTGGCAGAGACCTATGATATTGATGGATATATTATCAAGCCTTTAAACTTCAACGAGAACACTAAAAGGAATTCGTCTATGGATAACTTCATGCAGTTTCAAATTAATAAGATGCTTGGAAAAGATTTATCCAACTTATAA